The genomic window GAAACTCACGAAGTAAGGAATAAAACATACCTATAAACAGAAGAGAAGCTCTTTACAAGGGTATCaaatcttttttatttgtaaGAGCTTATGAAAGCCAATGAATGCGAACATTCATATCAACCTCAACCCGTTCAACCGGATCTTatgatgcccggcaaccgctacgagcgtgcatgttctttGAAACCGAGGGCATTTTCTTCCCTGCACGGTCACCCCTGCCAGCCCTGCGGGCTTTCCTGGAGCTTACGGGACCCGCTAAGCCCCAGCACATTTAATTGGGATGCGTCGGCCTCCTGCTCGTGCCAGGGTGGACGACCTCGTCTCTCAGTAGCCTGTCTCCTACCCtcctcactttctttctttctgtaccCTTCAAGTCCCCTTCCCTTTCCTCCCCTGCAAGGCGAACGTGTCCCCGATAGAGAAAGAAGAGCATTCTTTCCTCTCCTACTCCAAATAAATATCCACTTATGGTCGGGCGGCTTTTGGGAAAGAATGGAGAGAACCATCAAAGCCAGTACTCGCCGAGTGCTCGGAAAAAAGCTGCCTCGAGTACAACCACCTCTTTACAGTTCCGACATCGACAGAGGCTAATTTATTTTCCGTCTTTTCAGACGCGGGGAAACTTAAGCCCTTGAAAACTACACATTTCCTGGTCGGCTGCAAATTAAACACGCTTGTCACCTCTCCGAGAGACCACGGAAGTGAAAGCAACCTCATACACTCAGATCTGAAGATGGAAGAAGGGCAGTACCCTTGAaagtagggtgccttgatgcccgcgcgctccgctgagggtgaggacagccgcgtcgtctgctacgaccgcCGCCATTGCGCCTCCCCACCACAACTCGACCGTATGCGAAGCCCGCTACGCAACGCTCGTGTGGTGCCCTGATACGCCCGGAAACATGTGCAAGCTAGCGAGCTTTTCTTCTTATTGAAGCTTGGACATCTTTTAGAGTTAATTTTGCCTGAATGCATGCAGGGAGCGCATATTTAATGTAAGCTGACGGCTTGCGCATGATTTATGCGCTAGAGGCAGACGCTGACTCTTTCATGTTGAAAACAAATCCCTACGCCGGTTACCACAGAGGGGATTCTAAATCTATATCGGTGGTGCCgtttatatgctttctttgttagtGTTAATTATTATCTGAGGCTTTTACGTTCTAAAATGACACCTGATTGCAGGACTGCAGCAATTTTgacaatcaattttttttttgcctgcactgaCACAGTACATGGGTGTCCTCTGGTGTTTTACGTTATTCAAAATGAGACCGCCGTGGCATAGATCGAAAGCGTGAGCCTcgcgtcagcaaccgagcaccgtgCCCACGGTACCACTGAGGCGTACGCCTTTCTTATTGCATTAACTATTTCTCCACGATCTTCTCATCGCAcaacttgacttgttttttttttgtttttttgcgacatagcgtgttcattctacacagtggtgccccgtcttgtCTTTATGCATCTTCTTTGTATGGACGCTTCGCGAGTACAGTTTGCATAAGCACTTGCGTATGATCCCTGATAGctcacagtattaataaataaattatttacttAAATAATAATGCGTGCTGAAAGAGTTTCAATActgacggtgtgtgtgtgtgcgtgtgtacacgcCTGCCGTTTCCTCTATTATCATCCAGTgtagaaataatttatttttgtgcattaatGCAGCGCTGCCAGAAGCAATTCAAATTATACGCTCTATGGCAGAATTCACTGAGTACTGTCACTAGTTGCTTCGCAGTGGTCGTAAATGATTAAAAAACAACATCTATTGCGTAATGATTCGAGAcaggacgaaaagaaaacttgaagtacaggaacaatgaaaaaaatttgaactgcacaCATTCTTACAAGGGTCATCACACCAGCATAGAAGGCATACCTAAACCGAGGAAAAGATCGTAGAAAGAAAGAACCTGTGTGGCTTTGTAATGGTTTGGGCGCTTGAACGGTCGgtaatcgaattccggccgcagtGGCCCCACTTCGATGGAGATTAAATGCCGGAGTTCTTAAACTTACGTCAAGTTACATAAAAACCTcgttcaaaatttccgaagtcctccaatgTATACCGCGTCTCTCGTGATCGTATGGTGATTCCGGAACGTACACACACTCTTTAAACTTCAGTGGGTACGACACCGCCGCTGCGCAAAGCTTTATTCCCACAAatgaatattacgaaaaaaaaacaaggatatcaTCTGCAAAAAAACACGTGTAATGTATATTTAATAATAAAGTTCTCATCGCACATAGTGAAACCAAGAATGAAGGGCAGATACAGTaccaaccaagagcagcaagcAATGTTTATGAAGTGAAATACGCGATTCATGCACACGAGAATCAAGCATACAGCCGTCAGCGTGTCTGTTCATTACACGAAATTGGTGCCGGTACAAATTATGCATGCGGAATACCGGCTGGAAACTTACGCTGTGAATGGATGATCTGTTTGTCGGATGCCACTTGTCATGTTTGATTTTCACTGTTGAAAAAAGGCCTTCATTTTGGGTCTCTTAGGAAACGATACAGCTTCCAGAGTTTTTGCAATGATTAGTGTCCTGCGGCACGCAATACCCGCTACGGTGACGGTAGCGAGCGCATTATACCGGAGAAAAGCGAGCGCCAGCACAATTATTCGGGCGCAGCAAACACGCAGAAGTGACTGAGTGGAgtcaaaatggcggccatgccgccgctaaggccgaggaggcggcacctgcccttacaaaggctgacaccactcttagcgggggcgcgcgcatcgaggcactctacttGAAAGAAGGGCACTACCCTTGTTGACTCATTCTGGAGACGTTGACGGCTCATATATATCCGGCAACCGGGTTCTACATGCGTATGCAGTAAGCCACGGAAAGGAGGACCGAATTCCTCACCGTCTAGATGTGGAAGCTGTGCCTTGTGAAAACTTCCccgggaagagacggccgaacaAGCACCTGCAAAATACTTTCGGCACACAAAAGGGAGCCCATCGAGAATGGGACAAAGAAGGGCAGGAATGAGCGCGGGCTCATTTAGGGGGAGGATATTGAGAATTCCGAAGGCCTCTGTGACCCATCCGCTCGACAGACGCCCTCAAAGAAGACAAACGATCGCCGCCCGACTACTCGGGTCACGAGGGGGCCATCGACCGGCCACCAACACAATGCCGACGGGACCGAAGTGGTTGCCCCCGCACCCTTTCGATGGTGCACCTGTGGGATCGGCCCTGACCTCTCTTCCTTCATGTCCTCCCTTTCTTTCGTTTCCGACCTACTATAGTCTTTGTTTACAATAAGCCAATCTAATCTTGAAAAGAATACCAACTTTCGAGTCGCCTTGCTTTCCAAGTTTCTCCGCGTGCGGCCCTAGCCATCCGGCTTGCTTAGCTAACGCAGAGCGAGAATAAGCCATTCGTTTACCACCTGATAATAATTAAAGTCAGTTAATTACCTACAGAAGGAGATGTACGTGGGCAACGGCTCCACATTAGTTATGACGCACGAGTGACGCAAGCAAACCAGCAAACCCTAGCTTTGGGTGCGCGGACTAATGATAGCTGCGGGTCAAGATTGTGGGTTCTAGCTCTAAACGTGCGATGGTACAAATATTCTGCTCTATTGACCAAACCGTTTCTACTTTCGCACTGACGTTTAAATAAGCGTACGTACATGATCATGCACTCAGCTATTACGGTTCGGCATGCTCAATGCTATAGATATGTGCTGGGTTGCTTTATAGTCGATGGCGAGCCAACATTCGCGACCAGCACAACAGCCAGCATTCGGGAAGAACGTTCTCAGCCTTCATCAAAGGTGCCTGCTCCCCTGCCAACGAAGAAAATTCTGATCTATAAACGTTTTCTTATTGTTTATTATATTCAGGCAGAATTGTCTGCAATCAAGGTTGAAAATTCAGTGCGCACCTAAAATTTGTCTGAACGTcaaataaagttgttttcttttaaccaaAGTTGTTTCTCTTTTCGTCTGAACGTCACCATGGCGAAGACTATGAAGGCGGCTTGAACTCTCGGTTGAATGGTTTGGCAAGTCCTATGAACGTCGCAGTCGAGCAACACTGGAAGCAGGGAGCGTTGCGAAGCAGGACACCTCCGTCCTCAGGATCGTCCTTGCGACGCGTGTACGTGAGACTCCGGTCCACGCCGTTCAAGGACAGGTAATGATAATGGAGAAACCGCAGGCGAGGAAAGGTAGCCGTCAGCGCGAGGAAGCAGGACTCGGCGACTTCGTCAGGATAGGCGACCGTTGACAGCAGGTACAAGTACGATAGGCTGCGGATACTGGAAAGCTTGCCCTGCATTGAAACGATAACGATCGATTTCCCATTAGCACAATTAAGGTTTCATGAAATGCGTAAAGCTAAAAGTGTGGAACGCTCGTCAAATGtctcgcaccttttttttttcggtcaggTAGCAGCTGGGTAGAGCGTGTACAGTGCGATCAtattgacaagaaaaaaaaaacagacctttTCAAGAACGATAAAGTGAGCAAAATGCATTGCCGTgcaagtcacattgtgtcatatAGTAAGCATTATACCAAGCTACGAGGGAAGCCCCGCCGAGGTGGTATAGTaagtaaggtactcggctgctgacccgcaggtcgcggtatcgaatcccggctgcggcggctgcattttcgatggaggcaaaaatgctgtgctcagattcgggtgcgcgtcaaaaaaccccaggtggtcgaaatttccggaaccctccactatactgcgtctctcataatcatatggtgtttatgggacgttaaacctcacaaatcaatcaatcatctacgAGGGAAGAAAACGCAGAATTTACGTTCGTAGGCACTTAGCCACATCACAAAAACAGAACCACGCCGACAAGTTTCGACACATTAAGCGTCTAGCGGGGCCAGTTGATAAGAGATTTGTAGGATGTGGGATATGTTACCAGGCAGTGCACACTATCATCGCACGAATGCTTCGGGGGGTaggtcaagtaaaaaaaaaatccttcagccatgaatgaatgaaagtgtCTATTTTAGACGCTCgtcttctttgttagacacaacatcAATCAGAACAGACAATAGTGCGAGGGAAGGTGTAGAGGATGCTATTAGGAGTAATTTCAACGTAAATGGCAAAGATCTGTTAGGCCGGTTGCGAAAGTCCGCTGCCTGATTTtggggtcagtgttgccagaatGCCGCCGGATTTGGTGGATAAAGTTGCCCCACTAGCTGTGCCTTTCCCATGAGGGCTCTGTGTGGTCCGCGTTGCATTCCACGAGTGTTTGTGcgacgttggccgttttaattaactaAACGAACATAGAACGCACGTTGCGGAAGCTGGGACGCGTTCTCTCGCTCTGTGTGCAGCTGCGCGATATGCAGGTCGGACTCGATCATGACCCTCGACCCCTGCAGCTCGCTGGTTCGAGAACGCTTCTGAGAAACAGGCGTATACTTTATctagcatcattgtctgttagttctcgttaTTGTTGtatctaacaaaagaaaaaaacgagcctttgaaTTTTACACTTTCCTTCATTCCTAGCGGGGCTCTAGTTCCGGCAGGCTTGATGCCTTTCAGGTGGTATGCGAGGGATTATCagtcagctgccatctcgtaatacgatcacgtactacgtgacgcctaacaggcGGGAagtgtgttctacactcgccgccatggcaaaaggtggcgctgacttacgctcctaacatcatcatcatcatcatcgtccacATCATCATCCCGTAATGTCACTGTGTATGCTACCTTTGGGTAGCATATACCTAGAGGTAGCATATACAGAAACTCTACTCACAAATTTAAATTGCAAATTTATACCCTATAAAAAGATGGTGGGATAACCGCCACTGTAGCTCagtgctagagcatcgaacgcgttaatcgaaggttgcaggttcggttcctgcccacggcaagccaTCTTTtccccccacttttctttcttcacattgacATTGCAGTTACTTCTAATTATTTCATTTCGCTTGGGAATTGAACAACAGCTATGGGCAGTCCGCTGGGCCCGCGGCGCAGCAGAGAGgcttggtctttctgttccgacgtgggagtggcccacAACGTGCAAAAGCAGGTtccgaaggaccaaataaagttcattgattcatccatctatccatcaatTAATTGTACTCTAAGAGCCGAAGCATTAAAGAGGGGAGTGGTTAAAAACAGTAATATACAAAAAATAacaatgaacaacaaaaaatatgcGATACAAAAGTATTATACCAAAAAAtcatgaacaacaacaacaacaacaacaacacaatatTGTCTCTTAGTTTTGATTAATCCCTCAGCCAGGTAAACGCCAGGAAAAGCGTCGGACATAAACGAAAACGGAAGTTGCTGCGCGAGGAGAAGGAAGACGGGAAAAAGCATATACTGTGCTCACTcctgtctcccttctcgttttcTTTCGGCTTGGGCAGCGACTCCAGTGTTTTGAGTAGGAACCGAGTAGTCTGCAAAAAAGGACTGCTTCAACGAATTTCTGGTTCTGCGGGCGCTTCGCTACGCTTCCTGAAGATGTCACCGGCTGCCATGGCTTGCGTGGACCTTGTCGCACAGTCCATTTGCATGTCTCGTTTCTGCGCTCTTCCCCgtctcccttctcgttttccTTCGGCTTGCGCAGCGAGTAAAGTTTTCGAGTAAGCTACGACGATGACTGGTCGTAGGGAAACGTCACGTGGAGCTTCCCCATTTAATTTTATTCATTGCAAGAAAAGCAGCGTTGTTTCATTTTTAAGCATTTTTTTGTACATCATCCGTCCTGGTCGCCTGACGCCTGCTACAACTATACGATGAGACCGGGTAGTCTAAAGcagcgttgcaaaaaaaaaaaggaaaaaaaaggaggaagggACGGAGGGAGTACAGCTGTGTACATTTACGCCTCCAAACTGGTGGTGGTGACCATATTATGACGTACCAGGTATAGAGAAGCTCCGAAAGTTACCTTATCATGGGACTCCTTATCACGTGACTAATGTAATGTGTTTAAATATCTCGATTGCTCGCGCAGCTGAACGCAGAACAAATACGTTTGCCGGAACACGAAAGCTCCCTCCATAAACAGCTTGTTACGTCACAACTCACGAGTTTGTCAGCGTGGTCCGACATCTCAGGCCAATCGCGTGTTCACAAAAATATTCAATTGCAAGTTAGATGCAAGTGCCGTAGTGTAGAAGAGAAATTTTCGCCACCTTGTTTGTGAACGTACTTGAATTAACCAACATTACAGATTGAGGgcgttaaaaaaaaatggcagatcccacgtatacggtgggaatcgatgatatgcgaagcacgaatgaggatggtatcccggctgcggcggctgcatttccgatggaggcggaaatgttgtaggcccgtgtgctcagatttgggtgcacgttaaaaaaaacccaggtggtcgaaatttccgaagcccttcactaaggcgtctctcataatcatatgggggtttcgggacgttaaaccctacatatcaatcaaatcaacgaaTGAGTATGGTtgttgtagcaccgaaaggcgggcgagttggaacttatccatagtgggcagcgcacaaaaggaaacacacaagagaaggaatcaggacaagcgctggtctaacaactgaaagttttatttgaaagaaagcatatatatacatgtgtacacagaaaatcaagtgctacgcaagattacttccgatcaatgaaaccaatctcctgttcagataaagaaacagatggctggctaacgcaaatgccaacactcttcgccatgtggtaagcctcagcaatctcacgtgtcctttgattatgatggcggtcgatgattgcggtttgctcaaaagaaggaatacaaccgcaatcgcggcaatggctggcgaggtgagacagaaccccaccctttaaagaattttcatgctcccgtagcctaatattaatacatctaccggtctgtcctatgcagacactcccgcacgagcaaggaattttatagactaccccggtcgaacatgcggtatacttcttaacgtgcttgattgaacaagtgttatcaaccgccctcgtaattcccttaacgcgtctatgaatcttgccacataagctacccaatttattcccacttgaaaaaacaacgtcaaccccatactgccccccaactttctttaatctatgtgaaatggaatgtacatagggaatcactgcaaaacgcttttgctcgcgttgagaggttgctggttggttggtgggctgcgcgttactatttactttctttagcaaacgctcggaagcagaaacgagaaaggcggtgggaaaacccgctgtcttaagccgatcacactgattacgaaagctttcctctgtggcatggaaacaagattttgcgagcgtttgctaaagaaagtaaatagtaacgcgcagcccaccaaccaaccagcaacctctcaacgcgagcaaaagcgttttgcagtgattccctatgtacattccatttcacatagattaaagaaagttggggggcagtatggggttgacgttgttttttcaagtgggaataaattgggtagcttatgtggcaagattcatagacgcgttaagggaattacgagggcggttgataacacttgttcaatcaagcacgttaagaagtataccgcatgttcgaccggggtagtctataaaattccttgctcgtgcgggagtgtctgcataggacagaccggtagatgtattaatattaggctacgggagcatgaaaattctttaaagggtggggttctgtctcacctcgccagccattgccgcgattgcggttgtattccttcttttgagcaaaccgcaatcatcgaccgccatcataatcaaaggacacgtgagattgctgaggcttaccacatggcgaagagtgttggcatttgcgttagccagccatctgtttctttatcagaacaggagattggtttcattgatcggaagtaatcttgcgtagcacttgattttctgtgtacacatgtatatatatgctttctttcaaataaaactttcagttgttagaccagcgcttgtcctgattccttctcttgtgtgtttccttttgtgcgctgcccactatggagtatggttgatatgtcactctaaaatcagcacaatgttacgacgcggacgtaaatgatgccatacatgacttacgtgtgatgattatcatgtttgtatgtgtcgtttaccttcgtgatctattcacgtcacgtggtaccaaatttagaatatgtggaggtagcgaaacggccacgagcccgctatgagcgtggtatgttgtcatgttcgtacatgacacgcgtgtcagcgttatcatgtttgcaccggttttatactttcgtcatccattgacgtcacgtaacaccaaatttggtatatgtggagtttgtaaaacggccgcgagaaaaACAAGAAGGACCCATTATACtactatgtagcgttgacgcgcgcgcacgcttggcacagTGACTCTACGTTATATAGCAAAAcctgagcactctatagtctgacgcaaggcgcgaccagcgtccgtcggcgcggcctgacggcaaccggcgcgaaatgcgacatttcgcgcccatgcgttacctagacaacactgcgtctccctcatcTCCCtgtttttgtgacggagggacaccggaaaCGATGCAACGCGcgtgcgtcaaaacaacgcagcgtggcgcgagtctgcgagtatatggcaagactggcgcctggcgtggcaacaccggcgagacgcgacgaaatgaacgccggcgagcacgcgtaccgcgtcacgtcgaaatgtattggcgccttgactgtggtatgtagtcatgttctcacatgacacgtctctcatgattgtcatgtttgcgccagtcacatatctttgtcatccattgacttcacgtaatacaaaatttggcatgtgaagctagcgaaacggctgcgagcgcatcatgagtgtggcatgtagtcatgttacatgacacacatgtcatgattatcatgtttggatgtgtcatttcctatgtcgtccgttcgagtcacgtaataccaagtttggtacttgtgaagctaccgaaacggccgcgagcgcatcgtgagcgtcgcatgtagtcaggctgttacatgacacgcatctcacaattatcatgtttgtacctgtcacataccttcgtcatccattcacgtaccgtaataccaaatttggtatatgtgacgctagcgaaacgggcgcgagcgcatcatgagcgtggcatgtagtcatggtgttacatgacacgcatgtcatgattttcaatgttTGGGTCGGTCgtttgtgttcggcatgcaattatgtcataccataccagctttacaacatgctatgtgaacgaatccaccacaagagctgcaggaccatgaaatgtaaatcatgacattcatgacatacatgtgatgcttttcaagttatgactagtgaaacatgttctgcatacagtcatgttatgctataccaagtttggtattgataccatattcgaaacggccaggaaagctaaaagtcgtaggtggctagatagatagatagatagatagatagatagatagatagatagatagatagatagatagatagatagatagatagatagatagatagatagatagatagatagatagatagatagatagatagatagatagatagatagatagatagatagatagatagatagacagacagacagacagacagacagacagacagacagacagatagatagatagatagatagatagatagatagatagatagatagatagatagatagatagatagatagatagatagatagatagatagatagatagagtcaaagtcgccgaagttcgctaagaaatgcctcgcattctataacacaaaaatagaaactcACCACGAAAGAAGGGTCGCGAATTTGTAGACATTCGTGCCGAAGGACGAGGCAGACGGTCGAGCTTGTTTCGGATAGGACCTTAGCCAGATGCGTGTAGTGCTCGTTCGACGCGTCGGCGCAGCCGGACAGTCGCACCGTCGTGGTCGGGCCGCAGCACTCGATGAAGTGCAGCCCCACAGGGAACCTGACGCCGCACAGGGTGAGCCGACGGAGCCGCATCCGAAAGCCGGCCGTGCCTCCGGGAACCCTGGTCGGCGCATCAGGGTCCAGTGGGACGTCTGCTTCACAGCCGGGACAGCGGACCACACCACGCTTCTCGTAGCGGACGTCCAGTTCCTCAAAGTATGGACAGCGTTGAGCCAGAAGGCGCAGCGCCGACAGGCGACGCAGACCGCAAGGGGTCGCTGAGAGCGACTGCAGGTGCCGTAGCTTCGCCAGTGCAGCATCCTGAAGCAGTTCTTTCACGTCGAGGTCGGCACCAAAATGAAAGGAGCTGATGTTGAGCTCTAGGAGGTAGCTGAATGTATGGgtaaagaaaaagagaaggcTGTCGCGGTACGCCAGGCCCGCCTGCGGGTAAACGaggctcgaagcgtcttccgggAGCAACACAAAGCATACTTGACACAACCACGACCAGTCGTGTCTACTGAAAGCCACTCGCATCATTTCAGGGGCGAGGTTTCCGCGTTTGGTGTGAACGGCAACCATGGTCGCCTGATTCGGCATGCAGCGCGGCTTGCCCCAGTCCTCCGCCAGGTCGTGGAACGCGAAGACGGACATAAAGCCGCTCGGCTGGCGGCGTTCGACGTTGGCGCACACAGAGATGCAGTTGAACAACTTCAATGGCGAGCAGAGCCGTTGACAGTACGGCGGCTGTTCGGAGGTGAATCTGAATTTCTCCAGAGGTGTTGCTTTCTCGTAGAGGGCCTTGCATGCGACGAGGGCGTTCTGGAAGCT from Rhipicephalus microplus isolate Deutch F79 chromosome 7, USDA_Rmic, whole genome shotgun sequence includes these protein-coding regions:
- the LOC142766884 gene encoding uncharacterized protein LOC142766884: MSVFAFHDLAEDWGKPRCMPNQATMVAVHTKRGNLAPEMMRVAFSRHDWSWLCQVCFVLLPEDASSLVYPQAGLAYRDSLLFFFTHTFSYLLELNISSFHFGADLDVKELLQDAALAKLRHLQSLSATPCGLRRLSALRLLAQRCPYFEELDVRYEKRGVVRCPGCEADVPLDPDAPTRVPGGTAGFRMRLRRLTLCGVRFPVGLHFIECCGPTTTVRLSGCADASNEHYTHLAKVLSETSSTVCLVLRHECLQIRDPSFVGKLSSIRSLSYLYLLSTVAYPDEVAESCFLALTATFPRLRFLHYHYLSLNGVDRSLTYTRRKDDPEDGGVLLRNAPCFQCCSTATFIGLAKPFNREFKPPS